One part of the Herbiconiux aconitum genome encodes these proteins:
- a CDS encoding ABC-F family ATP-binding cassette domain-containing protein, translating into MSTQSAITFHNLSFSWPDGTPALQGLNGTLTTGRTGLVGQNGAGKSTLLRLVAGILTPTSGRIDTVGGVGYLPQTLTLGQHATVASLLGIDEVLSSLKAIEGGDVDVRHFDVVGDDWDIESRADEALHEIGFSAADLGRSVGEVSGGEAMLIAITGLRIRHTPITLLDEPTNNLDRDTRAKLAAFVDTWSGTLVVVSHDLELLEHMDATAELYSGRLDVFGGPYSQFTEHLEQEQAAAAQAAKSAQQTLKVEKKTRLEAESKLAQRARTAKQTQASGGIPKILAGARASRAQASAGSMRSTLDDKVQSAQAAVDAAASRVRDEEHIHLTLPDPDVPRGRRVAELTDGEHTIIIQGPERVAVIGPNGAGKTTLLEQLVGGGASAHARTDGALEALAAHGRVTGTLATERFGYLPQRLDGLDDARSALENVREAAPKSAPGDIRNQLARLLIRGAAVDRPVGSLSGGERFRVSLAKLFLADPPAQLLILDEPTNNLDIASVAQLAEALDAYRGAVLVVSHDHAFLRRLGIDTVIELDQNGGLRRRSELP; encoded by the coding sequence ATGTCCACGCAATCCGCCATCACCTTTCACAACCTCTCGTTCAGTTGGCCCGACGGCACGCCCGCCTTGCAGGGCCTGAACGGCACCCTCACGACCGGCCGCACGGGCCTCGTCGGCCAGAACGGCGCCGGCAAGTCGACACTGCTGCGTCTGGTCGCGGGCATCCTCACCCCGACGTCCGGGCGTATCGACACCGTCGGCGGCGTCGGCTACCTTCCTCAGACGCTCACGCTCGGTCAGCACGCCACCGTCGCCTCGCTTCTCGGGATCGACGAGGTGTTGTCGTCGCTGAAGGCGATCGAGGGCGGCGACGTCGACGTGCGGCACTTCGACGTGGTGGGCGACGACTGGGACATCGAGTCCCGGGCCGATGAGGCCCTGCACGAGATCGGCTTCTCGGCTGCCGACCTCGGTCGGAGCGTCGGTGAGGTCTCGGGCGGGGAGGCGATGCTGATCGCCATCACCGGTCTGCGCATCCGTCACACACCGATCACCCTCCTCGACGAACCCACGAACAACCTCGACCGCGACACCCGCGCCAAACTCGCCGCCTTCGTCGACACCTGGTCGGGCACCCTCGTCGTCGTGAGTCACGACCTCGAATTGCTCGAACACATGGATGCCACGGCGGAGCTGTACTCCGGCCGGCTCGACGTGTTCGGCGGGCCCTACAGCCAGTTCACCGAGCATCTCGAGCAGGAGCAGGCCGCTGCCGCCCAAGCCGCGAAGAGCGCTCAGCAGACGTTGAAGGTCGAGAAGAAGACGCGTCTGGAGGCCGAGTCGAAGCTGGCCCAACGGGCACGTACCGCGAAGCAGACGCAGGCGAGCGGCGGCATCCCGAAGATCCTCGCCGGCGCCCGGGCCAGCAGAGCGCAGGCCTCGGCCGGGTCGATGCGGTCCACCCTCGACGACAAGGTGCAGTCGGCGCAGGCCGCGGTCGATGCGGCCGCCAGCCGGGTGCGCGACGAGGAGCACATCCACCTCACCCTGCCCGATCCGGACGTGCCACGCGGGCGCCGTGTGGCGGAGTTGACCGACGGCGAGCACACGATCATCATCCAAGGGCCGGAGCGTGTGGCGGTCATCGGGCCGAACGGCGCGGGGAAGACGACGTTGCTCGAGCAGCTGGTCGGCGGCGGTGCATCAGCGCACGCCCGCACCGACGGAGCACTCGAGGCCCTGGCCGCGCATGGCCGGGTCACCGGAACCCTGGCCACCGAGCGGTTCGGCTACTTGCCGCAGCGGCTCGACGGCCTCGACGACGCGCGCTCGGCCCTGGAGAACGTGCGGGAGGCTGCCCCGAAGTCGGCACCCGGCGACATCCGCAACCAGTTGGCGCGCCTGCTGATCCGTGGCGCGGCCGTCGACCGGCCGGTCGGCTCGCTGTCGGGCGGCGAACGATTCCGGGTCAGCCTCGCCAAGCTGTTCCTGGCCGACCCGCCCGCTCAGCTGCTCATCCTCGACGAGCCCACGAACAATCTCGACATCGCGAGCGTCGCGCAGCTCGCCGAGGCGTTGGACGCCTACCGGGGTGCGGTGCTGGTGGTGAGCCACGACCACGCGTTCCTCCGACGCCTGGGCATCGACACGGTGATCGAGCTCGACCAGAACGGCGGT
- a CDS encoding NmrA family NAD(P)-binding protein: MHIVTVGGTGTTGVPLVNDLLGAGVHVKVLTRDAARAREVLHDSDLLTLATPDFADAEAVAGEMRGADAAFVAMLALGPDGETSRRVLTAAHEAGVPYVLRISVLSASPTSLALNQRSHAAIDEFAASLAFAYTALRPALFMTSVLAVAADIRATGSWSQSATTGRNPLVDPLDVSLVAARILRRPELRDPVIEVTGPQILSWPDVAEILTGVLGKPVSYVPIPEDTMLSRLADKGVPELMREVAASRDQANDAGENDRLSSAVMSILGRPPRDLGSYLRDHRSSFQ; the protein is encoded by the coding sequence ATGCACATAGTCACCGTGGGAGGCACCGGAACCACCGGGGTGCCCCTGGTCAACGACCTGCTCGGCGCCGGGGTGCACGTGAAAGTGCTGACCCGGGATGCCGCCCGTGCTCGCGAGGTGCTCCACGACTCCGACCTGCTGACGCTCGCCACCCCCGACTTCGCCGACGCCGAAGCCGTGGCGGGGGAGATGCGGGGCGCCGACGCCGCATTCGTCGCGATGCTCGCTCTGGGGCCCGACGGCGAGACCTCGAGGCGGGTTCTGACCGCCGCACACGAGGCCGGTGTGCCGTATGTGCTCCGCATCTCGGTGCTCAGCGCGTCACCGACATCACTCGCCCTCAACCAGCGAAGCCACGCCGCGATCGACGAGTTCGCCGCCTCACTCGCCTTCGCCTACACGGCCCTCCGCCCGGCCTTGTTCATGACATCCGTTCTCGCCGTCGCCGCCGACATCAGGGCGACCGGCTCCTGGTCGCAATCGGCGACGACCGGCCGCAACCCCCTCGTCGACCCGCTCGACGTGTCGCTGGTGGCAGCCCGGATCCTCCGGAGACCCGAGCTCCGAGACCCCGTCATCGAGGTCACCGGGCCGCAGATCCTCTCCTGGCCGGATGTCGCGGAGATCCTGACGGGGGTGCTCGGAAAGCCCGTGTCGTACGTGCCGATTCCCGAAGACACGATGCTCTCGCGTCTGGCCGACAAAGGTGTGCCCGAGCTGATGCGAGAGGTGGCCGCCTCCCGCGACCAGGCCAACGATGCCGGCGAGAACGATCGACTCAGCTCCGCGGTGATGTCGATCCTCGGGCGGCCGCCCCGCGACCTCGGGTCGTATCTGCGCGATCACCGGAGCTCATTCCAGTGA
- a CDS encoding VOC family protein, translating to MDARVTFITLAVAEVAATRRFYVDGLGWEPEFESPGEVMFFRVAPMVTLSLWSASQFEAEVGPIQTGPGIPPLTLAHNMPDRGGVDQVLAAAAAAGALVSRAEEREWGGYSGYFSDPDGFRWEVAYNPGPIGVDLLRAAGIT from the coding sequence ATGGATGCCCGTGTCACCTTCATCACCCTCGCCGTCGCGGAGGTCGCGGCCACCCGTCGGTTCTACGTCGACGGCTTGGGCTGGGAGCCTGAGTTCGAGTCGCCGGGCGAGGTGATGTTCTTCCGTGTCGCCCCGATGGTGACGCTGTCGCTGTGGAGCGCATCGCAGTTCGAGGCGGAAGTCGGGCCGATCCAGACCGGTCCCGGCATCCCGCCCCTCACGCTCGCGCACAACATGCCCGATCGAGGCGGCGTCGACCAGGTGCTGGCTGCCGCAGCTGCCGCCGGAGCGCTCGTCAGTCGCGCCGAGGAGCGGGAGTGGGGCGGATACTCCGGCTACTTCTCCGACCCCGACGGCTTCCGCTGGGAGGTGGCGTACAACCCGGGGCCGATCGGCGTCGACCTCCTACGGGCGGCGGGAATCACCTGA
- a CDS encoding formylglycine-generating enzyme family protein, whose protein sequence is MIDLPGGTFRMGSTAFYADEGPVHARTIASFALDEHPVTNREFAEFVEATGYVTVAEEPLDAAVFPTLSDEERAPGAMVFTPTRGPVDLHDWRQWWAWVPGARWNEPFGPGSRIDDRLEHPVVQVAFRDASAFATWAGKRLPTEAEWEYAARGGIDGAAFAWGDDPDSADDLRANHWQGRFPFLNTGAAGWVGTSPVGTFPPNAFGLFDMTGNVWEWTSDLYTSRHQPADAQPPERGLRPDLALPVAEEEPRRVLKGGSHLCSPEYCLRYRPAARSPQSDDTSMTHIGFRCAR, encoded by the coding sequence ATGATCGACCTGCCGGGCGGCACCTTCCGGATGGGTTCCACCGCCTTCTACGCCGACGAGGGCCCGGTGCACGCACGCACGATCGCTTCGTTCGCCCTCGACGAGCATCCGGTCACCAATCGGGAGTTCGCCGAGTTCGTCGAAGCCACGGGCTACGTCACCGTGGCCGAGGAACCGCTCGACGCCGCCGTCTTTCCGACGCTCAGCGACGAGGAGCGAGCACCAGGGGCGATGGTGTTCACCCCGACCCGGGGGCCCGTCGATCTGCACGATTGGCGCCAGTGGTGGGCCTGGGTGCCGGGAGCCCGCTGGAACGAGCCGTTCGGGCCGGGCAGCCGGATCGACGACCGGCTCGAGCATCCGGTGGTTCAAGTGGCCTTTCGCGATGCGAGCGCCTTCGCCACCTGGGCGGGCAAGCGGCTCCCCACCGAGGCGGAATGGGAGTACGCCGCTCGCGGCGGCATCGACGGTGCGGCGTTCGCGTGGGGCGACGATCCCGACTCGGCCGACGACCTCCGGGCGAACCACTGGCAAGGGCGGTTCCCCTTTCTCAACACGGGCGCTGCCGGCTGGGTCGGCACCTCTCCGGTCGGCACCTTCCCGCCCAACGCATTCGGGCTGTTCGACATGACCGGCAACGTCTGGGAATGGACCAGCGATCTCTACACCTCGCGGCACCAGCCAGCGGATGCGCAGCCGCCCGAGCGCGGTCTGCGACCCGACCTCGCGCTGCCGGTCGCCGAGGAGGAGCCGCGCCGGGTGCTGAAGGGCGGCTCGCATCTGTGCTCGCCCGAGTACTGTTTGCGCTATCGCCCCGCCGCACGCTCGCCGCAGTCGGACGACACGTCCATGACCCACATCGGTTTCCGCTGCGCGCGGTGA